ATTTCTTCCCCTGTTCCTCAAAGCAGATGAGAATCTAAAAAGCATTAAACTCGTTGATTTTGTGCAGCTTGTGTCTACAAATAATAATATAAATATATTTGTAGATGAAGAGCTTAAAAAAGAGAATATCTCTCTGTTTGTTCCTCAAAACTTGCCTACGCATAATCTCTTTTTTATATTTAAAAATTCTATGCAAAAGCTCGGTTATACAGTAAGTTTGTATGATGATATTTATTATCTTACCAAAGACGAAAAACAACTATTTACATACTTTGTAAAGTTGAAATACAATAGTTTTGAAAATGTATCTAAGTATTTGACATTTAAAAAGATTGAGTTTCAATATATAGATACTATAAATAGCTTTTTGATTTTTAGTGAATCTGATAATGTCAATATCATACTTAATGACATAAATCGGATTGATACTCAAAAAAAGCAGGTCACTCTTAAATTTACAATTATAGAGATAAACGAAGATGATCTAAAAGAGCAAGGTTTTCAATCTTCTACTACTTACCAAACAGCAGATGAATCATATAGAAGCGTTTTAAACACGTTTGTTCTTCCTTTTCAGAGTACTAATCCTGTCTTTATGCGGTCCACTTTCTATACTGCTCTAAAGCTCTTCAATGAGTTTAAATTTTTTAAAATTTCCCAGAACCCATACATTTTGGTTCAAGATAGTAAAAACTTTAATTTTCAAGCAGTCAATACAATACCATACCAAACAAGCAGAACATTAACAGAAGCCACGAATACATCAGAACAGACAAGTATAGAATACAAAGATGTCGGATTGAAGATCATAGGCAAAACTTTAATTTATGATGATTATATAAATCTTGATCTCGATCTTATTATAGAAGATATATTAAGCACTTCAAATAATATTCCTACGACTTATAAGCGGCAATTAAAATCAAACTCTAATCTTCAATATGGAGAGGTTCTTATCTTAAGCGGTATCAATCAAACCAAAATAAATAAAACAGAGTTTTCTATACCGTTTATAAGCAATATTCCATATCTTGGAGAGTTGTTTAAATATAAGAGTGAATCAGATGTTAAATCAAATATATCTATCGCTATAGAGGTCATAAAATGAGAATTAACAATAAAGCCGCTCTTGCTTCTTTGCACCTTGTGAGCCTGCGAACAAGTGCAAAAACAGAGCGGCTCTTGTCCACTTAACAAAAGTTTACGGATATATCAAAAAAAAGGAAGTGACACAATGTTCGGTTTATCAAAACAAGATTTAAAAAACATCCAATCTAAGATTGACAATCAGTCTGATTACTTGGATGATAATTTTTTTACTACTAATTCGGGTCAGGTTAAGACTCTTAAAGATATTTCATTCTCTGCAAATCATAGCGTTAGATATTACGCTCAGTTGTCTAACAAGATTGACACTATGACAAAGATGGCAATTAGTCAGGGTTTGCATAGCTGTTTTTTGACTATGACTCTTGATGGTTATTTTAGAGATTTATTGCATGGCGATTATACAAGATTTGACAAATTATCCAATGAAGATAAGAAAATAGCTTTGCAGAGTGTTCCATCAAGCGAGATACTTGGCGAAGTACGTCAAAAGATAGAGGCTCGCAAAACTCTTACAATCAAAGATTTGTACAATATCTTAAATCATCAAACAAAAAGATATTTACAAAGCTACGCTTTTAAAAAGTTAAAAAAGTCTAATTTAGACTATATGTACATCAGAACCGTAGAACCTCATAAAGACGGTGTGCCGCATTTCCACATGATGTTATATATTCCCGCTGAACATATAGAGCAGTTTAAAAAAGATTTTGTAAAGTCTTACCCTGCTCCACGTAATAGAGCTAAGATAAAAGGTTCTG
This Sulfurimonas crateris DNA region includes the following protein-coding sequences:
- a CDS encoding type II secretion system protein GspD, with the translated sequence MKKNLLLIVCLAVFLPLFLKADENLKSIKLVDFVQLVSTNNNINIFVDEELKKENISLFVPQNLPTHNLFFIFKNSMQKLGYTVSLYDDIYYLTKDEKQLFTYFVKLKYNSFENVSKYLTFKKIEFQYIDTINSFLIFSESDNVNIILNDINRIDTQKKQVTLKFTIIEINEDDLKEQGFQSSTTYQTADESYRSVLNTFVLPFQSTNPVFMRSTFYTALKLFNEFKFFKISQNPYILVQDSKNFNFQAVNTIPYQTSRTLTEATNTSEQTSIEYKDVGLKIIGKTLIYDDYINLDLDLIIEDILSTSNNIPTTYKRQLKSNSNLQYGEVLILSGINQTKINKTEFSIPFISNIPYLGELFKYKSESDVKSNISIAIEVIK